A stretch of the Campylobacter sp. 19-13652 genome encodes the following:
- a CDS encoding PD-(D/E)XK nuclease family protein, with translation MREFVKSHSVAIIPKAMSVVEFFTRTLICPNRRKADESECLLIMKQACDLAHAQKIYIPSNFYEFLNDSEYLFSFFRELASQKKRPSDIRYADIYANFEEHIDILSDILAHYEEIMAKRGLFDAIILPFDYCINEDFIGGFGEIIFEVDGFLSEFDYEVLNSVAHITNLKLRFGVSKFNQKLTSRFSSLLSQKLENGGFYEISLSGAEGGLAASELKLLGRSMANRTVLTRGFYIQSLQAAFVFEKISKFILNGIDASQIAVILPDEGFAPILRLYDGVCTPGRMLSFGMGVSFTSSRFYTALLSMLEAASEGARISLEEDYLACARSIDELSLRLNLLGVSKDFYASFCDKFNKKMDFSDFYEFVLLLTQHFGSQETVLLEAEAMRLLVQNESLSLRELCYLLLSRLSQKSIDDIGGGAVRVLGLLESRGLKFKAVIIPSFNDDVVPKRSVNEQFLSSSVRAKAGLVSYRDRENLQRFYYERLIAEASEVAICYLKTAQKLPSRFLKHFNCIDDCAHSDEDYLALFGFMGALNLPAKVGEYSSIEPVNHDFFASELSFSRLDTFLSCPRRYYYRYCMGLNEARMLNDEPVSAYGSALHELLCDYYKEPKNADKFEAREFDRLIFASNLSPLDKQILSLHAKRYAKEVANPHFEAGWLVQSCEQSLNGEFMGVRIKGVVDRIDDKEGEKFIIDYKSGAANENSLQLPFYAALLLASKIACDENSIDGAYHSFSKMQAISFKKGLKNGLDELRQTLEGVCEYFRRDKFAAYEPAPRDKGVCKYCAFRAICKGEV, from the coding sequence GTGAGGGAATTTGTTAAATCACACTCCGTAGCAATAATACCAAAAGCTATGAGCGTGGTTGAGTTTTTTACTCGCACTCTAATTTGCCCTAATCGCCGAAAAGCCGATGAGAGCGAGTGCTTGCTTATTATGAAGCAAGCTTGCGATCTAGCTCACGCGCAAAAAATTTATATCCCAAGCAATTTTTACGAGTTTTTAAACGATAGCGAATATCTGTTTTCATTCTTTCGTGAGCTTGCCTCGCAAAAAAAGCGCCCAAGCGACATTCGCTATGCTGATATTTATGCAAATTTTGAGGAGCATATTGACATACTCTCAGATATTTTGGCTCATTATGAGGAGATTATGGCAAAGCGTGGACTTTTTGACGCTATTATTTTGCCGTTTGATTACTGCATAAATGAGGATTTTATCGGCGGATTTGGCGAAATTATTTTTGAGGTTGATGGATTTTTAAGCGAGTTTGATTATGAGGTGCTAAACAGTGTGGCTCATATTACAAATCTAAAACTGCGTTTTGGAGTTTCTAAATTTAACCAAAAGCTCACTTCGCGCTTTTCTAGCCTTCTTAGTCAAAAGCTAGAAAATGGCGGCTTTTATGAGATAAGCCTAAGTGGCGCAGAGGGCGGGCTAGCTGCTAGTGAGCTTAAGCTTTTAGGGCGCAGCATGGCAAATCGCACAGTCCTTACTAGAGGCTTTTATATCCAAAGCCTCCAAGCCGCGTTTGTCTTTGAAAAAATTAGCAAATTTATCCTAAATGGCATAGATGCCTCGCAGATAGCTGTGATACTTCCTGATGAGGGTTTTGCGCCTATTTTACGGCTTTACGATGGAGTTTGTACGCCTGGGCGAATGCTTAGCTTTGGCATGGGGGTAAGCTTTACTTCATCGCGTTTTTATACTGCGCTTTTATCTATGCTAGAAGCGGCTAGTGAGGGGGCTAGGATAAGCCTTGAGGAGGATTATCTTGCTTGCGCTAGGAGTATTGACGAGCTAAGTTTGAGGCTAAATTTATTAGGTGTTAGCAAGGATTTTTACGCCAGTTTTTGCGATAAATTTAATAAAAAAATGGACTTTAGCGATTTTTATGAGTTTGTTTTACTTTTAACGCAGCACTTTGGCTCGCAAGAGACTGTGCTTTTAGAGGCTGAGGCGATGAGGCTTTTGGTGCAAAATGAGAGCCTTAGCCTTAGGGAGCTTTGCTATCTTTTACTCTCTAGGCTTAGTCAAAAGAGCATAGACGATATAGGTGGCGGTGCGGTGCGAGTGCTGGGGCTTTTAGAGAGCAGGGGGCTTAAATTTAAAGCTGTCATCATACCTAGCTTTAACGATGATGTTGTGCCAAAAAGAAGCGTTAATGAGCAGTTTTTAAGCTCCTCTGTAAGGGCGAAGGCCGGGCTTGTAAGCTATCGTGACCGTGAAAATTTGCAGAGATTTTATTATGAGAGGCTAATCGCTGAGGCAAGCGAGGTGGCGATTTGCTATCTAAAAACCGCCCAAAAGCTACCTTCACGCTTTTTAAAGCACTTTAACTGCATAGACGATTGCGCTCATAGTGATGAGGATTATTTAGCTTTATTTGGTTTTATGGGCGCTTTAAATTTGCCGGCTAAAGTAGGCGAATACTCAAGCATTGAGCCAGTCAATCATGATTTTTTTGCGAGTGAGTTATCATTTTCTAGGCTTGATACATTTTTATCATGTCCTAGGAGATATTATTATCGCTATTGTATGGGTTTAAATGAGGCCAGAATGCTTAATGATGAGCCAGTAAGTGCCTATGGCAGCGCACTTCACGAGCTTTTGTGCGATTATTATAAAGAGCCAAAAAATGCGGACAAATTTGAAGCAAGGGAGTTTGATAGGCTTATTTTTGCCTCAAATTTATCCCCTCTTGATAAGCAGATACTCTCACTTCATGCTAAGCGATACGCCAAAGAGGTGGCAAACCCTCACTTTGAGGCTGGCTGGCTGGTGCAATCGTGCGAGCAGAGTCTAAACGGAGAGTTTATGGGCGTTAGAATAAAGGGCGTGGTGGATAGGATTGATGATAAAGAGGGTGAGAAATTTATTATCGATTATAAAAGTGGCGCAGCAAACGAAAACTCCCTGCAACTGCCGTTTTATGCGGCTTTGCTGCTAGCTAGCAAAATAGCGTGTGATGAAAATTCTATAGATGGCGCATATCACTCATTTTCTAAAATGCAGGCTATTAGCTTTAAAAAAGGCTTAAAAAATGGGCTAGACGAGCTTAGGCAGACGCTTGAGGGGGTGTGCGAATACTTTAGGCGTGATAAATTTGCCGCTTATGAGCCAGCCCCTAGGGATAAGGGTGTGTGCAAATACTGCGCCTTTAGAGCTATTTGCAAAGGAGAGGTGTGA
- a CDS encoding 4-hydroxy-3-methylbut-2-en-1-yl diphosphate synthase: MSKNSAKAWPIAIISSILACVAASVATIIISLDYPVEMDSAYISNYKAVDAKINDILANQKEFEAKYAVKFISDDKISIKPRQDLNEPLSIKCAALLTRPETNAYNADLPCSIGDEGIISLKIPSHFEKPGRWQILLRLSDDKISGFFRREFFVQK; encoded by the coding sequence GTGAGCAAAAATAGTGCAAAAGCGTGGCCTATTGCCATTATCTCATCTATCCTAGCTTGCGTGGCTGCTAGCGTGGCTACTATAATTATCTCGCTTGATTATCCAGTTGAAATGGATAGTGCGTACATCTCAAATTACAAGGCAGTTGACGCAAAAATAAATGATATTTTGGCAAATCAGAAGGAATTTGAAGCTAAATATGCGGTTAAATTTATAAGCGATGATAAAATTAGCATAAAGCCAAGGCAGGATTTAAATGAGCCTTTAAGCATAAAATGTGCCGCACTTCTTACTCGTCCAGAGACAAATGCGTATAATGCAGATCTGCCTTGTTCTATTGGTGATGAGGGCATTATTAGCCTAAAAATTCCTAGCCACTTTGAAAAGCCTGGACGGTGGCAGATACTGCTTAGGCTTAGTGATGATAAGATAAGTGGGTTTTTTAGGCGTGAGTTTTTCGTGCAAAAATGA
- a CDS encoding TPM domain-containing protein: MHKVFVLLFFALALGASVFNPDAVLSPQVSAKIGQISSELEAKTGIKTYVYISDTLGDKTPNSLIESLDLKSPYAIIVLSKALIAKDGKSHPFIGIFASDDVKGLFDKAQILSPFPERGTILPILASNKGKDIYNAAILNGYADLAEQIAKSRGITLENAVGNANKTFLNLIRYFVYASIIAVLFVMIKKGVRREQK, translated from the coding sequence GTGCATAAAGTCTTTGTGCTTTTGTTTTTTGCGCTAGCTTTAGGGGCTAGCGTTTTTAACCCAGACGCAGTCCTAAGCCCTCAAGTGAGCGCAAAAATAGGGCAAATATCAAGCGAACTTGAGGCAAAAACAGGCATAAAGACCTATGTTTATATAAGTGACACCCTAGGCGATAAGACGCCAAATTCATTAATTGAGAGCTTAGACTTAAAAAGCCCATATGCTATTATAGTCCTAAGCAAAGCCCTCATAGCAAAAGATGGTAAAAGTCACCCATTTATAGGTATTTTTGCCAGTGATGATGTTAAGGGGCTTTTTGATAAAGCCCAAATTCTAAGCCCGTTTCCAGAACGTGGTACCATACTCCCCATTCTAGCCTCAAATAAGGGCAAGGATATTTACAATGCTGCTATATTAAACGGCTATGCAGACCTAGCCGAACAAATCGCCAAATCTCGTGGCATAACGCTAGAAAATGCCGTAGGAAATGCAAATAAGACATTTTTAAATTTAATCAGATATTTTGTCTACGCAAGCATAATTGCTGTTTTGTTTGTCATGATAAAAAAAGGAGTACGCCGTGAGCAAAAATAG
- a CDS encoding DUF4006 family protein — translation MNENRSVFALNGVTGMLIATLLLLSILAVLTYFGIMLQKDVASKPYAIKDQQSIQMISKQNASHIVIKE, via the coding sequence ATGAATGAAAATAGAAGCGTATTTGCCCTAAATGGCGTAACAGGAATGTTAATAGCGACCTTGCTTTTGCTTAGTATTTTGGCGGTGCTTACATATTTTGGCATAATGCTACAAAAAGATGTCGCCTCAAAGCCTTATGCTATAAAAGATCAGCAATCAATACAGATGATAAGCAAGCAAAATGCTTCTCATATCGTGATAAAGGAGTGA
- a CDS encoding c-type cytochrome, with protein sequence MQWLNLSDSVNLLSLIGAAVIIIATIIVVGRYVGQMKVKKDENVELSEHSWDGIGEYKNGLPFGWALIFVVLIVWAIWYMLFGYPVNSYSQIGEYNDEVAASNAKFNAKFAHPDAETLKAMGENIFLVQCSACHGISGTGINGKAANLTKWGSEDGIYNSIIKGSKGLNYPGGEMPSGADLGIDETTARAIAAYVAADVSAIKKTAHPELVEAGKEAYAACAACHGDDGKGMDGTFPDLTQYGSALFVVNVLNSGKQGFIGTMPKFDDNRLNGIQKQAVGEYVISLSKE encoded by the coding sequence ATGCAGTGGTTGAATCTATCAGATAGTGTGAATCTACTATCCTTAATAGGGGCAGCAGTCATCATCATAGCCACCATTATAGTCGTTGGGCGATATGTGGGGCAGATGAAGGTTAAAAAAGATGAAAATGTGGAGCTAAGCGAACATAGCTGGGACGGCATAGGCGAGTATAAAAACGGCTTGCCTTTTGGCTGGGCTTTGATATTTGTGGTGCTTATAGTGTGGGCTATATGGTATATGCTATTTGGCTATCCAGTAAATTCATACTCACAAATAGGCGAGTACAACGACGAAGTCGCTGCTAGCAATGCCAAATTTAACGCCAAATTTGCTCACCCAGACGCAGAAACGCTAAAAGCCATGGGGGAAAATATTTTCTTAGTGCAATGCTCTGCTTGTCATGGAATTTCAGGTACTGGTATAAACGGCAAGGCTGCAAATTTGACAAAATGGGGTAGCGAGGATGGAATATATAACTCAATCATAAAAGGCTCAAAAGGGCTTAACTACCCAGGTGGCGAGATGCCAAGCGGGGCTGATTTGGGTATAGATGAGACCACAGCTAGAGCTATCGCAGCTTACGTAGCGGCTGATGTTTCAGCTATTAAAAAGACCGCTCACCCTGAGCTAGTCGAGGCTGGCAAGGAGGCATATGCAGCGTGTGCAGCGTGCCACGGCGATGACGGCAAAGGCATGGATGGTACCTTCCCTGATCTTACGCAGTATGGTAGTGCGCTATTTGTCGTAAATGTGCTAAATAGCGGCAAACAAGGCTTTATCGGTACTATGCCTAAATTTGATGATAATAGGCTAAATGGCATACAAAAACAAGCTGTTGGTGAATATGTCATATCGCTATCAAAGGAGTAA
- a CDS encoding cytochrome c oxidase, cbb3-type, CcoQ subunit, protein MSLEFLREVQAYAYFCLTVFLVVVLYSYYYHLYKSERTGRRNYEKYANLALNDDITDVVLEGKEKRD, encoded by the coding sequence ATGAGTCTTGAGTTTTTGCGCGAAGTGCAAGCTTATGCCTACTTTTGTCTCACGGTCTTTTTGGTGGTGGTGCTTTATAGTTACTATTATCACCTTTATAAAAGTGAGCGGACTGGGCGCAGAAATTATGAAAAATATGCAAATTTAGCCCTAAATGATGACATAACAGACGTTGTGCTAGAGGGCAAGGAGAAAAGGGATTAA
- the ccoO gene encoding cytochrome-c oxidase, cbb3-type subunit II, which produces MFAWLEKNPFFFAVCVFVVIAYAGIVEILPDFANRARPLEGRQPYSVLELAGRHVYIKESCNACHTQMIRPFKSETDRYGMYSLSGEYAFDRPHLWGSKRTGPDLWRVGDYRTTDWHEHHMKAPTSVVPGSIMPAYPHMFSKDADLETAYAEALTVKKVFNVPYDTPNMPALGTWDEAREAALAQAAPIVEAMSDEGVKEAFKRGEIKQIVALIAYLNSLK; this is translated from the coding sequence ATGTTTGCTTGGTTGGAAAAAAATCCGTTTTTCTTTGCGGTTTGTGTTTTTGTAGTTATAGCGTATGCTGGTATTGTTGAAATTCTACCAGATTTTGCTAATCGCGCCCGCCCACTTGAGGGTAGGCAGCCTTATAGCGTGTTAGAACTTGCTGGCAGGCATGTGTATATAAAAGAAAGTTGTAATGCCTGCCATACGCAGATGATTCGCCCATTTAAGTCCGAGACTGACCGTTACGGCATGTATTCTCTTAGCGGTGAGTATGCCTTTGACCGTCCTCACTTATGGGGTTCTAAGCGTACTGGACCTGATTTATGGAGAGTGGGGGATTATCGCACCACAGACTGGCATGAACATCACATGAAAGCTCCGACTTCAGTCGTGCCTGGTTCTATTATGCCAGCTTATCCTCATATGTTTAGTAAAGATGCGGATTTAGAGACAGCTTATGCTGAGGCTCTGACTGTTAAAAAAGTCTTTAACGTGCCTTATGATACTCCAAATATGCCAGCTCTTGGCACCTGGGACGAGGCTAGAGAAGCAGCTCTCGCTCAAGCAGCTCCGATAGTTGAGGCTATGAGCGATGAGGGTGTAAAAGAGGCGTTTAAGCGAGGCGAGATAAAGCAGATAGTGGCTTTAATCGCTTATTTAAATAGTCTAAAGTAG
- the ccoN gene encoding cytochrome-c oxidase, cbb3-type subunit I, with protein MRPGQMLSYDYTVAKLFMFSTIVFGIVGMAIGVFIAFEMAYPDLNYIAGEYSSFSRLRPLHTNGVIFGFMLSGIFSSWYYIGQRVLKVSLSESAFLRCIGQLHFWLYMLVMVLAVVSLWAGISTSKEYAELEWPIDILVVLVWVLWGVSIFGLIGIRREKTLYISVWYYIATFLGVAMLYLFNNMEVPTRLVSGYGSWLHSVSMYAGTNDALVQWWYGHNAVAFVFTVAIIAQIYYFLPKESGQPIFSYKLSLFSFWGLMFVYLWAGGHHLIYSTVPDWMQTMGSVFSVVLILPSWGSATNILLTMKGEWQQLRENPLIKFMVLASTFYMFSTLEGPILSIKSVNALAHFTDWVPGHVHDGTLGWVGFMTMAALYHMTPRFFKREIYSKSLMEVQFWIQTAGIVLYFASMWIAGITQGMMWRATDEYGNLLYSFIDTVTVLIPYYWIRAIGGLLYLIGFFIFVYNIYKSLSAPKLNAEPKNASPMGGMKVEVA; from the coding sequence ATGCGACCAGGTCAGATGCTTAGCTATGACTACACCGTGGCTAAGCTTTTTATGTTTTCCACGATAGTCTTTGGTATCGTGGGTATGGCTATCGGTGTTTTTATAGCATTTGAGATGGCATATCCTGATTTAAACTATATAGCAGGGGAGTACTCGAGCTTTTCACGGCTTCGCCCACTTCATACTAATGGCGTAATCTTTGGTTTTATGCTTTCTGGTATTTTCTCGTCGTGGTATTATATCGGGCAGCGCGTGCTAAAGGTATCTTTATCTGAGAGCGCATTTTTACGCTGTATTGGACAGCTTCACTTTTGGCTTTATATGCTTGTTATGGTGCTTGCGGTAGTTAGTCTTTGGGCTGGAATAAGCACATCAAAAGAGTATGCGGAGCTTGAGTGGCCTATTGATATTTTAGTCGTGCTTGTGTGGGTGCTTTGGGGTGTTAGCATATTTGGGCTAATTGGTATTCGACGAGAAAAGACGCTTTATATTTCTGTATGGTATTATATTGCTACGTTTTTGGGCGTGGCTATGCTTTATCTATTTAACAATATGGAGGTGCCAACCCGCCTAGTAAGTGGCTATGGTAGCTGGCTACACTCAGTCTCTATGTATGCTGGCACAAACGATGCGCTTGTACAGTGGTGGTACGGGCATAATGCCGTGGCGTTTGTCTTTACGGTGGCGATAATTGCACAAATTTATTATTTCTTACCAAAGGAGAGTGGACAGCCTATATTTAGTTACAAGCTTTCGCTTTTTAGCTTCTGGGGACTTATGTTTGTCTATCTTTGGGCTGGCGGACACCACCTCATTTACTCAACTGTGCCTGATTGGATGCAGACTATGGGCTCTGTATTTTCTGTGGTGCTAATTCTGCCTAGCTGGGGTAGTGCTACAAATATCCTTTTGACGATGAAGGGCGAGTGGCAGCAGCTAAGAGAAAATCCTTTGATTAAATTTATGGTGCTAGCATCTACTTTTTATATGTTCTCAACCCTTGAAGGTCCGATTTTGTCTATTAAATCTGTAAATGCCCTAGCTCACTTTACAGACTGGGTGCCAGGACACGTGCATGATGGTACGCTTGGCTGGGTCGGCTTTATGACTATGGCGGCTCTTTATCATATGACGCCACGCTTTTTTAAGCGAGAAATTTATTCAAAATCACTCATGGAAGTACAGTTTTGGATACAAACTGCGGGTATTGTATTATACTTTGCATCTATGTGGATTGCGGGTATTACCCAAGGTATGATGTGGCGTGCGACCGATGAATACGGCAATTTGCTATATTCATTTATAGACACTGTTACTGTGCTTATCCCATACTACTGGATACGTGCGATAGGTGGCTTGCTGTACCTAATAGGCTTTTTCATTTTTGTTTATAATATCTATAAATCTTTATCTGCGCCAAAGCTTAATGCAGAGCCTAAAAACGCCTCTCCTATGGGTGGTATGAAAGTGGAGGTAGCGTAA
- a CDS encoding response regulator transcription factor yields the protein MSRLRDLSILVVDDEVCTLNLMSEVLKEEFDSVITAKNGDEGLKKFKKYSPDVVLADVAMPIMDGLDMAHEIKSLNRQTPVIMISAHSEKEMLLGAIDANVDKYIIKPVDMDDMIELLKKLVNRALPVRDVVELCEGLSFDRARKCLLKDGLPLSLSKRESSFVALLVANLGMVVDMELIKKRIWQNSEINNTAVRTFIKRIRDKAGINFIKNVPTVGYKIEKFIS from the coding sequence ATGAGCAGATTAAGAGATTTGAGTATTCTTGTGGTTGATGATGAGGTTTGTACTTTAAATTTGATGAGTGAGGTGTTAAAGGAGGAATTTGACTCTGTCATAACAGCTAAAAATGGTGATGAGGGGCTTAAGAAATTTAAAAAATACTCCCCAGATGTAGTTTTGGCCGACGTGGCTATGCCTATTATGGATGGGCTTGATATGGCGCATGAGATTAAGAGCCTAAACCGCCAAACCCCAGTCATAATGATAAGCGCACATAGTGAAAAAGAGATGCTTTTAGGCGCGATTGATGCAAATGTAGATAAATACATCATAAAGCCAGTCGATATGGACGATATGATAGAGCTACTTAAAAAACTCGTAAATAGGGCTTTGCCAGTGCGTGATGTCGTGGAGCTTTGCGAGGGACTAAGCTTTGATAGGGCTAGAAAATGCCTGCTAAAAGACGGCTTGCCGCTATCTCTTTCAAAGCGAGAGAGTTCTTTTGTGGCGCTTCTTGTGGCAAATTTAGGCATGGTTGTGGATATGGAGCTTATTAAAAAGCGCATCTGGCAAAATAGCGAGATAAACAACACTGCGGTGAGGACTTTTATAAAGCGCATACGAGATAAGGCTGGGATAAATTTTATAAAAAATGTCCCAACGGTTGGCTATAAAATAGAAAAATTTATTAGCTAA
- a CDS encoding PAS domain S-box protein, giving the protein MDSVCTRFLQYQNAIEQSNIVSKTNVNGIITFVNDEFCKISGYSREELIGKNHNIVRHPDVSPDVFKKMWQTILSKKVYKTVAKNLNKDGSIVYLNTTIIPILDEQGEILEFVAIRHDITKMVLINDELVRTQSKLRELNEQLEVKVEQKTAQLQALNKHLESLVLSEVAKNEESTKMLLAQSRFASMGEMVASIAHQWRQPLNELSILMYKLKQNIKGLADDVALWQPGRCYVNPNCRDRDRLLASPINPQKISQEFEMTYGAAKQVILNMSNTIDDFRSFFSSEQEMQGFWLSEIFSQLELMIGNTLATNMIKLIIEVKSDTYIKSYKSWLNQVMINVVKNAKDALEESDKEDKIIKICLFQKGEYAIISIKDNASGVPDELASKIFEPFFTTKKAKQGTGLGLYVSRLILERIGGKIELKSSKDGTCFSILLPLCKKHTGGGDDV; this is encoded by the coding sequence ATGGATAGTGTTTGTACTAGGTTTTTGCAGTATCAAAACGCCATAGAACAGAGTAACATAGTCTCAAAAACCAACGTAAATGGCATAATTACTTTTGTAAATGATGAGTTTTGCAAGATAAGCGGCTACTCACGCGAGGAGCTAATAGGCAAAAATCACAATATAGTCCGCCACCCAGACGTATCGCCAGATGTATTTAAAAAAATGTGGCAGACCATACTTAGCAAAAAGGTCTATAAAACAGTTGCTAAAAATTTAAACAAAGACGGCTCAATAGTGTATCTAAACACCACCATTATACCTATTTTAGATGAGCAGGGCGAGATACTTGAGTTTGTCGCTATCCGCCATGATATTACAAAAATGGTGCTAATAAATGACGAGCTAGTTCGCACTCAAAGCAAGCTAAGAGAGCTAAACGAGCAGCTTGAGGTTAAAGTCGAGCAAAAAACCGCCCAGCTACAAGCGCTTAATAAGCACTTAGAATCACTCGTGCTAAGCGAAGTAGCCAAAAACGAGGAAAGCACAAAAATGCTCCTAGCCCAGAGTAGATTTGCCTCTATGGGCGAGATGGTTGCTAGCATAGCCCACCAGTGGCGCCAGCCCCTAAATGAGTTATCTATCCTCATGTATAAGCTAAAGCAAAATATCAAAGGTCTAGCCGACGATGTGGCACTTTGGCAGCCAGGACGCTGCTATGTAAATCCAAACTGCCGCGATAGGGATAGGCTCTTAGCCTCGCCTATAAATCCGCAAAAAATTTCACAAGAGTTTGAGATGACCTATGGTGCAGCAAAGCAGGTGATATTAAATATGTCAAACACGATTGATGATTTTCGCTCATTTTTTTCATCTGAGCAGGAGATGCAGGGCTTTTGGCTATCTGAGATATTTTCTCAGCTTGAGCTTATGATAGGCAATACTTTAGCGACAAATATGATAAAGCTTATCATAGAGGTAAAGAGCGATACCTATATAAAAAGCTACAAAAGCTGGCTTAATCAAGTGATGATAAATGTCGTAAAAAACGCAAAAGACGCTCTTGAGGAGAGTGATAAAGAGGATAAGATTATAAAAATTTGTCTTTTTCAAAAAGGTGAATATGCGATTATTAGTATAAAAGATAACGCAAGTGGTGTACCAGATGAGTTAGCAAGCAAGATTTTTGAGCCATTTTTTACGACCAAAAAAGCAAAGCAAGGCACAGGGCTTGGGCTATATGTCTCTAGGCTTATACTAGAGCGCATAGGTGGCAAAATCGAGCTAAAAAGCTCCAAAGATGGCACTTGCTTTAGTATTTTATTACCCCTATGCAAAAAGCATACGGGGGGGGGGGATGACGTATGA
- a CDS encoding sulfite exporter TauE/SafE family protein: MPKIAFIVSVAVLNSLSHCMAMCGGFNTLLGVSLRQRAKGAKAIGYFLFHFGRILSYVLLGILTASFGASVVISQKARALLFFAVGCFMVFVAAALYFRGSILAILESKRLAGVVSSASTSIVKSLNNPKNFFIKILALGVLNGLLPCGVVYYFLSYAMLSQSWQEGALIMAIFGICTLPALIFAGAFASFLARFRGVFLNFTLLLVGLNGIYLAYLGYLAYG, encoded by the coding sequence GTGCCAAAAATCGCCTTTATTGTTAGTGTTGCCGTGCTTAATAGCCTAAGCCACTGCATGGCTATGTGTGGTGGCTTTAACACACTTTTGGGCGTAAGTTTAAGGCAGAGAGCAAAAGGTGCAAAGGCAATTGGCTATTTTTTATTTCATTTTGGGCGCATTTTAAGCTACGTTTTGCTTGGAATTTTAACAGCTAGCTTTGGCGCAAGCGTAGTAATCAGCCAAAAAGCCCGCGCTCTGCTTTTTTTTGCGGTGGGCTGCTTTATGGTTTTTGTGGCTGCGGCGCTTTATTTTAGGGGGAGTATTTTGGCTATTTTAGAGAGTAAAAGGCTAGCTGGAGTAGTAAGCAGTGCAAGCACAAGCATAGTAAAAAGCCTAAATAACCCTAAGAATTTCTTTATCAAAATCCTAGCTCTTGGTGTTTTAAATGGGCTGCTTCCTTGTGGGGTGGTGTATTATTTTCTTTCGTATGCCATGCTTAGCCAAAGCTGGCAAGAGGGCGCTTTGATAATGGCTATATTTGGCATTTGCACTTTGCCAGCCCTGATTTTTGCTGGTGCTTTTGCTAGCTTTTTGGCGCGATTTAGAGGTGTATTTTTAAATTTTACGCTTTTGCTTGTGGGGCTAAATGGGATTTATCTAGCATATTTGGGGTATTTGGCTTATGGATAG